The Methylocystis bryophila genome contains the following window.
TCGGGACGCGATCGGCGTCGCCGGGGTCGTCAACGGCCTTTCGGGGAGCCAAGTCAGATATTTTGCCGCCGGCGGCCTCGGCATCATGATCGGCGACGGCGCGCTCAACTATAACGGCGAGCACATTCTCGAGACTTATTACCGCTACAGCCTGGGCGATGGCGTCCATCTCACCGGCGACTATCAGCTCATCCAAAATCCCGCCTACAACAAGGATCGTGGGCCGGCCAACATCTTCGCCTTGCGGCTGCACGGGGAGTTTTGAGGGCGCGGCCTCGGGCGAAGCCGCCTCTCAGCATGTTCGCGGTCCTTTCATGGTATCTTGCGTTAATGGACGTCGAGGAAGCCATAAGCCGCCTGAGGGCGCATGAAGCCGAGTTGAAAAGGCTCGGCGTCGAGCATCTTTACTTGTTTGGCTCCACGGCGCGGGGGTCGGCGGGCGCGGATTCCGACGTCGATCTGTTTTTCGATCACCAAAAGGGCAAGCTCGGCCTGTACGAGCTTATGGACGTGAAAGAACGGGCGGCGGAGATCCTTGGCCGCAAGGCCGATGTGATGACGCGCGCGAGCCTGCATCCGGCGTTGAAACAGAGAATCGAAGAATCTGCTGTTCTGGTTTTTTGATGACGGCGCGGATCGTCTCGCCAAGGCCGGCGGATATCATCGAAGCGGCAGAGCACGTTCGCAGCGTGCTCGCAGGGGCGTCGCTCGCGGCCTTCGAGCAGGATTGGCAAAAGCGCTGGCTTGTCGAGCGCGGCATTGAAATGATCTCAGAGGCTAGCCGTCATCTGCCCGACGACGTGAAAGACCGGCGGTCAGAAATTCCGTGGCGCAAGGTTGCAGGTATCGGCAATGTGATCCGGCACGATTACGAGCGGGTCGCTCCCGACGTCCTATGGAAGTTGGCGCGGGACGATCTCCCGCTGCTCGAAAAGGTCTGTCGCGAGGAATTGGCCAAGGCTCTGGCGCGGGAAGGAATGACGCGAAACTGAGGGGCCACCCCCCGCTGGCGACCCCGAAACGTCGACATATAAAGACTTGCACATATCTTTATTGCATTGGGATGCGCCTTGCGCTATAGGCCGGGCGCGCTCCCAGCAGTGGGAGGGCTCGCCGATCCGGCCTCGCCAATTCCGAGGGAACACATGACCACGCATTTCCAATTCAACGACTACGCCGTCGCCGACATCGGCCTCGCCGAATGGGGCCGTAAGGAACTCGCCATCGCCGAGACGGAGATGCCCGGCCTGATGGCGACGCGGGCGGAATTTGGCGCGGCGAAGCCCTTGAAAGGCGCGCGCGTCGCGGGCTCCTTGCACATGACGATCCAGACCGCCGTGCTCATCGAGACGCTGAAGGCGCTCGGCGCGGACGTGCGCTGGGCCTCCTGCAACATTTATTCGACGCAGGATCACGCCGCGGCGGCGATCGCCGCCACCGGCACCCCGGTCTTCGCGATAAAGGGCGAGAGCCTCGTGGATTACTGGGACTACACGCACAAGATCTTCGAATGGGGCGACGGCGGCTGCCCGAACATGATTCTCGACGACGGCGGCGACGCGACGCTGCTCATTCACTTGGGCCTGCGCGCGGAGCAGGGAGATGTCGCCTTCCTCGACAAGGCGACGAATGAGGAAGAAGAGGTGCTCTTCGCCTCGATCAAGAAGCGGCTCAAGTCCAATCCCGGCTGGTATGGGCGCAACGCCACGGCGATCAAGGGCGTCACCGAGGAGACGACGACCGGCGTCCATCGCCTCTACACCATGCACAAGGAGGGCAAGCTCCTGTGGCCGGCGATCAACGTCAACGACTCGGTGACGAAGTCGAAGTTCGACAATCTTTACGGCTGCCGCGAGTCGCTCGTCGACGGCATCCGCCGCGCGACCGACGTCATGATGGCGGGCAAGGTCGCCTGCATCGCGGGCTTCGGCGACGTGGGCAAGGGCTCGGCCGCTTCGCTGCGCAACGCCGGCTGCCGCGTGCTCGTGACCGAGATCGACCCGATCTGCGCGCTGCAGGCCGCCATGGAAGGCTATGAGGTGACGACGATGGAGGACGCGGCGACGCGCGCCGACATCTTCTGCACGGCGACGGGCAATGTGGACGTCATCACGATCGACCACATGCGCGCGATGAAGGACCGCGCCATCGTCTGCAACATCGGCCATTTCGACTCGGAGATCCAGGTCGCGGGGCTGCGCAATCTCAAATGGCATAATGTGAAACCGCAGGTCGACGAGGTCGAGTTTTCGGACGGCAAGCGCGTCATTCTTCTCGCGGAAGGCCGTCTCGTGAATCTGGGCTGCGCGACGGGCCATCCCTCCTTCGTGATGTCGGCGTCCTTCACCAATCAGACGCTGGCGCAGATCGAGCTCTGGACGAAGCAGGGCCAGTATCCGACAGGCGTCTACACGCTGCCCAAGCACCTCGACGAAAAGGTCGCGGCGCTGCATCTCGACAAGATCGGCGTGAAGCTCACGAAGATGACGGACGCGCAGGCGGCCTATCTGAACCTGCCGGTCAGCGGCCCGTTCAAGTCGGACCACTATCGCTACTGAAACGTCGCGACCGACCCCGCTCGATGGAGCGGGGTCGGCGCCAGGCTAAACGTGAGCGTTGGAGCGAGAAAAGTTCTAGCGCGAGGACCACCAGTAATCATAGGTGCTTCGCGCGGGAGCGGTATGCAGGATTGTCCAGCCTGCGCCCGTCCAAACC
Protein-coding sequences here:
- the ahcY gene encoding adenosylhomocysteinase, translated to MTTHFQFNDYAVADIGLAEWGRKELAIAETEMPGLMATRAEFGAAKPLKGARVAGSLHMTIQTAVLIETLKALGADVRWASCNIYSTQDHAAAAIAATGTPVFAIKGESLVDYWDYTHKIFEWGDGGCPNMILDDGGDATLLIHLGLRAEQGDVAFLDKATNEEEEVLFASIKKRLKSNPGWYGRNATAIKGVTEETTTGVHRLYTMHKEGKLLWPAINVNDSVTKSKFDNLYGCRESLVDGIRRATDVMMAGKVACIAGFGDVGKGSAASLRNAGCRVLVTEIDPICALQAAMEGYEVTTMEDAATRADIFCTATGNVDVITIDHMRAMKDRAIVCNIGHFDSEIQVAGLRNLKWHNVKPQVDEVEFSDGKRVILLAEGRLVNLGCATGHPSFVMSASFTNQTLAQIELWTKQGQYPTGVYTLPKHLDEKVAALHLDKIGVKLTKMTDAQAAYLNLPVSGPFKSDHYRY
- a CDS encoding nucleotidyltransferase family protein — encoded protein: MFAVLSWYLALMDVEEAISRLRAHEAELKRLGVEHLYLFGSTARGSAGADSDVDLFFDHQKGKLGLYELMDVKERAAEILGRKADVMTRASLHPALKQRIEESAVLVF
- a CDS encoding HepT-like ribonuclease domain-containing protein, whose translation is MTARIVSPRPADIIEAAEHVRSVLAGASLAAFEQDWQKRWLVERGIEMISEASRHLPDDVKDRRSEIPWRKVAGIGNVIRHDYERVAPDVLWKLARDDLPLLEKVCREELAKALAREGMTRN